A region of Haliotis asinina isolate JCU_RB_2024 chromosome 7, JCU_Hal_asi_v2, whole genome shotgun sequence DNA encodes the following proteins:
- the LOC137290908 gene encoding opine dehydrogenase, whose amino-acid sequence MTKKLTVLVCGGGNGAHVTAGLAASRGDIETRVLTTFADEAERWTNIMKENDLRITVDEGDIKSGDPVDFKVKLNCITKDPSKVVPGADVIIFTVPAFAHQSYLEAIEPYIQPNTTIVGMPGQPGFEFQVFDVLKDKAKQCAIMSFESLPWACRIAEFGKFVQILMVKVNLMGCLIRGQSKPLYDPLEAVQKVMGKAPILTQAHNYIEPILATKSIIHPPIMYGKWKDWDGKPLDKKPLFYQGLDEDQARYLGGVSDELVATAKAIAAQKPEVDLSGVLHLYDWYLRDHKPYIKDTTNLLTVMQTDTAYDGLLHPMKETEDGKFVPDFRYRYLTEDVPDGLVVTKGLAQIAGVPTPYHDEVIAWCQKQLGKELLVGDKLTGKDIGSTRCPQRYGINTIDALVSIM is encoded by the coding sequence ATGACGAAGAAGCTCACGGTCCTGGTTTGTGGTGGAGGTAACGGCGCCCACGTGACAGCTGGTCTTGCTGCATCACGTGGTGACATAGAGACAAGAGTGCTCACGACGTTTGCTGACGAGGCAGAAAGATGGACGAACATCATGAAGGAAAATGATCTTAGAATTACCGTGGACGAAGGTGACATTAAAAGTGGGGACCCGGTAGACTTTAAAGTAAAACTCAACTGCATCACCAAGGATCCGTCGAAGGTTGTTCCGGGAGCAGATGTCATAATTTTCACTGTTCCGGCGTTTGCCCATCAAAGTTACCTCGAAGCCATTGAACCGTACATTCAGCCTAACACCACCATTGTTGGGATGCCCGGTCAACCTGGCTTTGAGTTCCAGGTGTTTGATGTGCTGAAGGACAAGGCCAAGCAATGTGCCATCATGTCCTTTGAGTCTTTGCCTTGGGCGTGTAGAATTGCAGAGTTCGGCAAGTTTGTTCAGATTCTGATGGTGAAGGTAAATCTCATGGGATGCTTAATTCGAGGCCAGAGCAAGCCTTTGTACGACCCATTGGAAGCTGTTCAAAAGGTGATGGGAAAGGCACCTATTCTGACACAGGCACATAACTATATTGAACCAATTCTTGCCACAAAGTCTATCATCCATCCTCCAATAATGTACGGCAAGTGGAAGGATTGGGATGGTAAACCACTTGACAAGAAGCCCTTGTTCTACCAAGGGCTTGACGAAGATCAAGCTCGTTACCTTGGTGGTGTTAGTGACGAATTGGTAGCCACGGCGAAAGCTATTGCGGCACAGAAACCGGAAGTGGACCTTTCCGGTGTCCTTCACCTTTACGATTGGTACCTTCGCGATCACAAGCCATACATCAAAGATACAACTAATCTCCTGACTGTCATGCAGACAGACACGGCATATGACGGTCTCCTCCATCCAATGAAAGAAACAGAAGATGGCAAATTTGTTCCAGATTTTCGCTACAGGTACTTGACAGAGGATGTCCCGGACGGCTTGGTTGTGACCAAAGGGCTCGCCCAGATCGCGGGTGTCCCCACCCCCTACCATGATGAGGTGATAGCCTGGTGTCAGAAACAGCTGGGCAAGGAGCTCCTTGTCGGCGATAAGCTGACGGGGAAAGACATTGGTAGTACGAGATGTCCACAACGTTATGGCATCAATACAATTGATGCCCTTGTTAGTATAATGTGA